In the Malaya genurostris strain Urasoe2022 chromosome 1, Malgen_1.1, whole genome shotgun sequence genome, one interval contains:
- the LOC131439354 gene encoding O-acyltransferase like protein-like, with the protein MTIPRRYETAEFRWLWLFALLLTVGCRLTRANLDDFMELPDYIKLPKLFVYDDFGDCVDEQPEGFLYCVVHARILPNVSSELWRNITYISDSYRHYDHSKLERGVCIEKCRNLLRSENAAVEHKNTSEFTGRLASQCVSHEIKRQYNLEIARDVSVYHCYTRDEIHPGLGVLEACFYFLLVVITILIASATAYDMRQSNRKGHPKLHFRQLPESKRERLLVAFSFPRNVYRLKESVGGSIRQDLEFLEAFRIIHMFRVILLHVFVAHSKLPQKNTFHYENIQHRAATVIYIAEFQNYIQTFLSISGMLLAVNFLEHIRKNPDFDMSVAWEKLKLRLCRIVPAYAFVIFVECALLRRFIDGPIGYHFIGEAQDNCRRWWWANLLFINNYIQTDEPCLIQSWYLAVDLQLFLYGLTVMMLIWRWQHLKEYIFGVAFACAAVIPTIVSYAYRITPAMTQHLKNSNHYNREHDYQYDIYFPFHQNIGVYSFGMLAGFIYHRYRDSRATLLGSKLFLGLLKSAAFLYFLSLGTVYWVVAYRDSIQPILQAIYSTFFKQSWGVLSTLLQLGLALFSMNSWIKRFLSHPFFGVCGKLCYSFYLIHFTVIELVYGGTMEPLYSNERVITTYVAQVLFWTLVMGVSLALMIELPFGVALKELVQRRKQKQDKIQKTQISTIEQLSNQQSERV; encoded by the exons ATGACGATCCCACGACGGTACGAGACGGCGGAGTTCCGGTGGCTGTGGCTGTTCGCGCTGCTGCTGACCGTCGGCTGTCGGTTGACACGCGCCAATCTCGACGATTTCATGGAAT tgcCCGACTACATCAAACTTCCGAAACTTTTTGTGTACGATGACTTTGGCGATTGCGTCGATGAGCAGCCGGAAGGTTTCCTGTATTGTGTGGTGCACGCCAGGATTCTGCCGAATGTGTCCTCGGAACTGTGGCGAAATATCACT TACATCTCGGACAGTTACCGGCACTACGACCACTCCAAACTGGAACGTGGGGTTTGCATTGAAAAGTGCCGAAATCTTCTCCGTTCGGAGAATGCTGCAGTAGAACACAAAAACACTAGTGAGTTCACCGGTCGGCTGGCAAGTCAGTGCGTGAGTCATGAAATCAAGCGTCAGTACAATCTGGAGATTGCTCGGGACGTAAGTGTCTATCATTGTTACACCAGAGATGAAATCCATCCCGGACTTG GTGTTTTGGAAGCATGCTTCTATTTTCTTCTCGTAGTGATAACCATCCTCATAGCATCAGCAACGGCCTACGACATGCGACAATCGAACCGGAAGGGCCATCCGAAGCTTCACTTCCGGCAGCTACCGGAAAGTAAAAGGGAACGACTTTTGGTTGCATTTTCTTTTCCTAGAAACGTTTATCGCTTGAAAGAGTCGGTGGGTGGCAGTATAAGACAAGATCTGGAGTTCCTGGAAGCGTTTCGAATTATTCACATGTTCCGGGTGATCCTATTGCACGTGTTCGTAGCTCATAGCAAGTTACCCCAGAAGAACACGTTCCACTACGAGAACATTCAACATCGGGCTGCGACGGTGATCTACATTGCAGAGTTTCAGAACTACATTCAAACGTTTCTGTCCATTTCGGGTATGCTGTTGGCCGTTAACTTCCTGGAGCACATTCGGAAAAATCCCGATTTTGACATGTCCGTTGCGTGGGAGAAGCTGAAATTGCGACTGTGCCGAATTGTTCCGGCTTACGCATTTGTGATATTCGTGGAGTGTGCCCTCCTCCGGCGGTTCATCGATGGTCCGATAGGGTATCACTTCATCGGAGAAGCTCAGGACAATTGTCGACGCTGGTGGTGGGCAAATCTACTCTTCATTAATAACTACATTCAAACGGATGAACCG TGTTTGATTCAATCCTGGTATCTGGCGGTTGACCTGCAGCTGTTCCTCTACGGTCTGACGGTAATGATGCTGATCTGGCGATGGCAACATCTTAAGGAATACATCTTCGGGGTAGCTTTCGCGTGTGCGGCGGTTATCCcaacgattgtgtcgtatgcgtACAGGATTACACCGGCCATGACACAACACCTTAAAAATAGTAACCATTACAACCGCGAGCACGATTACCAATATGACATCTACTTTCCGTTTCATCAAAACATTGGAGTTTACTCGTTCGGAATGCTCGCCGGTTTCATCTATCATCGCTACCGTGACTCGAGAGCTACCCTATTGGGTTCCAAATTGTTCCTAGGACTTTTAAAGTCTGCCGCCTTCCTGTATTTCCTTAGCCTTGGAACCGTCTATTGGGTTGTCGCCTACCGGGACAGCATTCAACCGATTTTACAAGCGATCTACTCAACATTCTTCAAGCAATCGTGGGGAGTTTTGTCGACGCTGCTTCAGTTAGGATTGGCTTTGTTTAGCATGAACTCGTGgataaaacgatttttaagTCATCCGTTTTTTGGCGTCTGCGGAAAACTGTGTTACAGTTTCTACCTGATCCATTTTACCGTAATCGAGCTGGTTTACGGTGGAACAATGGAACCTCTTTATTCTAACGAACGGGTGATC ACGACATATGTGGCCCAGGTGCTCTTTTGGACATTGGTCATGGGAGTGAGTTTGGCACTGATGATCGAGCTACCGTTTGGAGTCGCTTTGAAGGAACTGGTGCAACGACGGAAGCAAAAACAGGACAAGATTCAAAAAACGCAAATTTCGACGATCGAACAATTGTCGAACCAACAGTCGGAACGGGTTTAA